A part of Spirochaetota bacterium genomic DNA contains:
- the murJ gene encoding murein biosynthesis integral membrane protein MurJ: MNSLRSTTYIALATTLSRILGFVRDMVIAWIFGASWQIDAFFAAFRIPNLVRRLVAEGTLSLPLVSVIMSYRQKEERKQMAQRLFSVYFIAGVFISIAGIFAAPFIAGILGFGFSADVLDLSVVLLRMMFVYCLCASIVAFAMGILNTSGIFFIPALSPLLLNVGIILFCYFAYMYSNVMWLAAGVVAGGVMQCLTVVFPLSKTGVRLRIQSVEKNIYFDMSRMVVSSVMGVAVYHVNVLVNTMMASTLQQGSVSYLYYADRFIEIVSGVFIISMSNAYHPEISHLWAQQKIDQLQSTITKILQASLFIAFPASAGLIATGRIILATFFEHGNFYSYETAMTYTALAYAAVGIPAFAVVRIIMPLFISMRASTFINKISISAVALNIVVGFVLMRTSLMHGGLALANSISLFFVAIALIIKLMHTMKVAVSKNFMTSLLQYCGAAVVMGVVLYAVQWFFGYQKGIVYTFVLVALGVVLYVSMCRIMNPAMQLRILLESIRKDR; encoded by the coding sequence ATGAACTCTCTACGGTCAACTACATATATTGCTTTAGCAACTACATTGAGCAGAATACTTGGTTTTGTGCGCGATATGGTTATTGCCTGGATCTTTGGCGCTTCATGGCAGATTGATGCATTTTTTGCTGCATTCAGAATCCCTAATCTGGTGCGACGGCTTGTTGCTGAAGGTACACTATCTCTACCGCTGGTGTCTGTTATTATGAGCTATCGCCAAAAAGAAGAAAGAAAGCAAATGGCACAAAGACTATTTTCAGTATATTTTATTGCAGGGGTGTTCATATCAATAGCAGGTATATTTGCAGCACCGTTTATAGCTGGGATTTTGGGCTTTGGATTTAGTGCGGATGTCTTAGACCTTTCAGTTGTATTATTGCGAATGATGTTCGTATATTGTTTGTGTGCAAGCATTGTTGCATTTGCCATGGGTATCTTAAACACTAGTGGTATTTTCTTTATACCCGCACTGTCACCACTATTGCTTAATGTGGGTATCATTCTTTTTTGCTATTTTGCCTATATGTATTCAAATGTAATGTGGCTTGCAGCAGGTGTGGTAGCCGGTGGTGTGATGCAGTGCTTGACTGTGGTGTTTCCGTTGTCAAAGACTGGTGTTCGTTTAAGGATACAGTCAGTTGAAAAGAATATATATTTTGATATGTCACGTATGGTGGTATCTTCAGTGATGGGTGTTGCAGTATATCACGTTAACGTCCTTGTAAATACAATGATGGCATCAACATTACAACAAGGAAGCGTAAGCTATCTATATTATGCTGATAGATTCATTGAAATTGTAAGCGGTGTATTTATAATTTCAATGAGCAATGCATATCATCCTGAAATATCGCATTTGTGGGCACAGCAAAAAATTGATCAACTGCAATCAACAATAACTAAAATACTACAGGCGTCATTATTTATTGCATTTCCTGCCAGTGCAGGCCTTATTGCAACAGGCAGGATCATCCTTGCCACTTTTTTTGAACATGGTAATTTTTATAGCTATGAAACAGCCATGACCTATACAGCGCTTGCGTATGCCGCAGTGGGTATTCCTGCCTTTGCAGTAGTAAGAATTATAATGCCCCTTTTTATCAGCATGAGGGCATCAACATTCATTAATAAAATTTCTATAAGCGCAGTTGCTCTCAATATAGTTGTGGGCTTTGTACTTATGCGCACTTCACTTATGCATGGTGGTCTTGCTCTGGCAAACAGCATCTCATTATTTTTTGTGGCGATAGCTCTTATTATAAAACTTATGCATACAATGAAGGTAGCAGTAAGTAAAAACTTTATGACATCACTGCTACAGTATTGTGGTGCTGCTGTAGTAATGGGCGTAGTGCTTTATGCAGTGCAATGGTTTTTTGGATATCAGAAAGGTATTGTGTATACATTTGTTCTTGTGGCATTAGGTGTTGTACTGTATGTGAGTATGTGCAGGATAATGAATCCTGCTATGCAATTACGTATACTGTTAGAATCTATTCGGAAAGATAGGTAA